gtttttaaaaacGATATTATTTGAGTTCTCAGCCAGTCGCTAAGTGGCCTTGTAGAACTGAACAGTTTACctactgtttgtttatttgtgtgttAGTCTTGTTTTTATATCTATCTAAGTAACCTTTAGACTTTCGATTTTAGTATAATCGGAAATAATAGTATGAAAAAACATGGTTTTAAAGATCAAAAGAACAAGGAAAAGtgttttaagaagttttttttacaataagcataggttaaataaataaaatagaatgcaTTATaggtaaaaacctttttacaacaGAAGGCTGAATATTGCAAAGACAGCctgtatttatttgtacaaacTCGATCGCAATCTTTGACGAAAACTAAGCCGCAACacttatttataagtatgaCATAAACAAGAACTAGTTATATATAATTATCTATcacgaatattattatatctctgATGTACCAAGTACgtacaatattacaaaatatacaacgGAAGATGACATAGCAAGATTGAACGTAACAATTTTATCATTCAATGACTTGCACTCAAGATTCTATGCTAAGGACAATCATGACTGGTTGAAACTCTTGTTGCTAATATATTGAAACCGATAAAAAACCAGCTCGTGGTCTAATCTTACATATAAgtctcgtgtcacgatgttagttacatTTTGACCAtgctcctccgaaacggcttgaccgattttcatgaaatggtataatatcaattttaaaaaaacattttttgataatttttgtttgtactaACGATCATTTTTAATCAGAAGAtgaaatttcattcaaatatttatatggcAAAAAAACGTTTGCCAGGTTACCTAATAAgatgtcaaaataataatgattgtagagaaatgaaaattttaaataaagtttttagtaCATTTAAGCATGCCTCAATCTAAACCAGCGTTTGTTTGCTAGCCTCCTATACAGCTCAAtaattttgttgtgtttatgatttgaaactttttatgcGTAGAAATACATGGATGtaatgttaaatattgtgttactacaattagaacataatattgtacTGTTGACTATTTTGACTAGTGATAAATGTAAATGTGTTATTTAGATAATGCACAATTAAGCGGCGAGTAAATTACTAAGTGTATCACAAAATATTCACAGAACTATTTAACTTTTgtactgattttatttatttataaataaatttcaaccaCTTTATGTTATGTCATCGCTGGCAGCAGATCGTCAGAATTGAAATATAATCAACGCAAAAGCCAATAAAATTTGTGTTCTAGAGATTGTAGGCacgattacatttttttcacaccACACACGTTAATGATCTAGATAACACCGTCTACGTCAATGAATATATTCATGTCATCAAAAtgtgttgaaataaaactggaaaataatactaaagtAATTTGTGAAAAGACGACAAAACCAACATTAAAGAACGCTACATTCAACGTCACTTAACGCACAAAAACACTATGAAATGACTTACAATAGGTTTAAATGTCACGATACATGAAACAACTTGTGttataaatatgtgaaaaatCAGCAAgcgttatataaatataaaaaatgtattacttaaAACTTTGAAGTCAATCCTCAGTCATTAGTTAATCACTTTGTTCAATCACTTAAAGCGTTTGACGCACCTATTGCTTCTTCTTAATCTCTTTCGCGGGCAAGAAGATGGCAATAGTCTTCTGTAGAATTTCGGTGAAAATCAACGTGCCAATAAACACGAGGAGAGTGCCGATCCAGTGGCCAACTGTGAACGGGTTCCTGAAGTACACGATTGAGAACAGAAGAGACACAAACTTGCGCAGCGTGACAGTCAAAGTGACAATTAGAGACGCACACTCCGTTGTTAGTACGTACACGGCACTGATGCATAATCCTTGAGTCAAAACGTATAGGATCAGCCATAGCACTTGTCTGGGCATCGTGAATCCAAGGAAGTCGACAAGAGGGGTCTCCGTCGCGATCTTGACGTGCCCAATTAGGTTCGGAGCGGTTGGCAACCAGAATATTAGAGGGAGTAAGTGTGTGTAGTAGAGAGCCTCCCAAGGATGCTTCCCGAACTTGGAGTACAGGGATTCTTGGAAGATACCCATTCTTGCTGATACGAATAACGCGAAGGTTAATATAGCGATGCCCAGACACCACCACAGCCAGTCAATGAACTTCAGTCTCTCCTCCTCGGCCGCATCCTCGGCTGTTTCTCTGGGAGCCTTGACGTCCCCACTTGACACTATAGTACATAACGCAATACCAGCTGATATCATGAAAACAGCTACATATTTCAATGGTGGGTATCTCTTCTTCAGTATCCACACGCCCATAGCCATATTCGCCATCAAAGAACCAGCTCTAAAGATCATATGTAAAGGCATGGGTATATTGAAGTCGAAGGCATAGTTGTTGGCAACGCTACTCGTCCAAAAGAACCCGACTAACAGTAAATACTGTTTAAAGGGAATGTTTCTTTTAGCTGTGCCAAATTTACCAACAGTTATAAACCCAATTGATGCGATAAATAAGAATTGTAGGAATGTAGCTAAGTTTCCCGCGCCCGGGTCTTCTTTTACAACCATTTCTAGGAACACTACGTTGGAACAACATCCAACGAAGACCATCGTAATGGCCAAAGCCGCTTTTACGTTCATCTTGAATCtgtaaaaaagacaaaaaaaacattaaaaaagatattccgataccgggaatcgaacccgagcctcctgggtgagagccaggtatcctagccactagaccatatCGGATGTTGTGTAGTAAGGTGAAATAGTATATCTTAATACGCCATTATAAAATCTAtctctacttaaataaaaaaatgttattagaaCTCAAAGtccatatattataatgaacatTCAAATTTAGTTACTGAGTGATAACTCCATTGAATTATTAACAAAGATACACATGCGCACTGCACCCGATATTTGTAAGGTTATTGTGACTGTAATTCTATCAGACAAAACTACAATATGAAGCTAAACATTGATtacaatatgaaaataatacttacatttgTTAATTTACACTATCACACACTTAAATATCACGTAAATTACagcattatttacaataaaacgtCAGACACGTTTGACAACGGAGCGAGCCGGCGCCAATGTGTGCGTAATCAACCAATGATTGTAGTTGTGACCGTGGCCTCGAATACGTCTACGCATGCGCAGAGCGCCTCCGTCGGTACGGCAGGTTCAGTCAACAACATTAACATTATGAAttatagatggcgctattctCAATGTTTAACTACAGAGTATTAACTATATTTTGGGAATTATTATAGTATGAATGAATTAGAATTAGTCTATttcgttgttttatttacatttaataatgtttttacgtaacttatgaaaattataatataagtaggtaggttTTAAATCATATACTTTGTTTATAATTCATAGATTAGTTTTGACGTCCCGTTTTGTATCAGCAGCTAAATTTACCATACTTGGTCACCGGTCAGAACAAAATTGTATCGATTAAAATGAATACAGAGTGAGTACGGAGAAACGcattcattcataaaaactCCGAATCAATAGTTCCTGTTAACGCTAAAGTATTGTGCAAATTGTAAGTAGGCTATTGTGTGCCGGTAATGTACattgttttataagtttctaagttatacaaatgtaataagtattaGAGCTTAAGtaaagttagtattttttttgtagaattatAAAGCATGACTGATGAAATCGTGTTGCTCTGTATGCAAGCAGGGTGTCTGGTGAAAGTGTGTGTGTTAAAAAACACTTAGCAATGTCTAAGTGTTAAGCGATTTCTTGTAGGTTTTAGTTATAAGACATTTTCGTAATTTGTAAGCGAACTCTCatgttatttctttcttgttttaAATGGTTATTTTTGATACatgagtgtatttttttataacattaaattaaattaactgcaAACACATTTAAACATGTCTAAAAAAGTTTTAGGTTTAAACTTATGTAATCTTTATTAATCTAATAAGAAAAGTcggtttatataattttagtccCTGAGTATGtcatatttaaaactgtaacatttttttcacagGGCTATCACTACGGCTTTAGTAAGTTGAGATTTGATCTTGTAgttttatagataataataagaatttctTGAAATAGTTGAACATTTCccaaaaaacaagaaaaaatctTCCCTTTCACACAATTTCACACGCATTTATACCATATAACACCTCAGTAACACAGCAACACCATAAAATCCAACCTATCAGGTGGAGCCATGGTCATAGTTCTACAAAAAAACCTAGGACCCAGTTCCATATGGTCAGTAGTTCAAACGGGCCACATAAATCGCACGGCCGTACACAGGCCATACGTTACTCTAATTGGCAAATGGCCAGGAAGGTTACCAAAAGATTTGTTGCCTTTAAAGACCATTAAACAACTTTTGACCCGTGTTCGTCGTCCTCACGTTTCTTAATGGTTATTTTGTTAAGTACAGGTTGTAGGCTTCTGTTAATCTTTAGTCTGTCTATCAATTTTACTGCTTTTTCCTGAGGATTTCTTTATCAAATGACGccacggtttactcacgcgtatatagcgggattgctcgactagtttcggactcaaaggttttcttaatcatgagctgacgcggtagTGGCGTCGCGTATCGCAATCCCGTTCAATATGCGAAAGTAAATGGTTTCATTGTTCACTAATATTCCAGGATTCTATAAAGATaacttttgtgaatattttcattttgattagACTTCCGCCTTCTAATGTTTTTCGATTGTGCTAACTGGCatacttattttactttattttaaagggGAAGAAGATACTTACAACGAAACAAACTTTCCTTAAGTAAGATCAGACGTCCGTACATTACTGTCGTAAAAGCAAGACCGAGCAATACACTACTTCAAGAAACATCGCTTTCGCAATTGAAGCAAAAATCCAATAAAAACCGTCGATTCATAGCCATCAGAAATAATCTAGGCTATACCAAACATCAATATTcgctacataatataaattcataacaacaagaaaaaacattataatggaAGTATTCGCCATTATTTCGTACTACAGTTTGGCAGTATATTATTTGTTCGCTTCGTTAATATATTCTTAGGAGCAGCCCGGGTTTTTGCTCATAAAAATCAATAGGCTCGCTTACAAGGGACTTCAAGGAAATATGAATACTTTAACAATGTTGGTAGTTAATGTTAAGGGTTAGAATTACGATTTCAAAACTATAGAGCAAGTTGTGATCAATGATTGGTGCTCTCTCTATGATCTTTGACGTTTCAGTAAATACTTATTTGGCTTGGCTGCCATTTTGAAAAACGTCACTCGGCCAAAAGTTGTCCCTGAAATCATACTGTCTCCGTTATTTTGACCGAAATGACcgaaagtgtttgttttttaatgtgacTTCATTAGTCTcagtaaaacttaaaagaaatgaATGGATTTGGAAGATTTTAGTTTGAGGTTACTTTTAGGCGTTTAAAAAAGTCATACATGGAGAAAAACGGAAGGCAGAAGCCTGATGCCGACTGTTGACCACGCTGCCagtctattttattatattttttaatgttgtcaGTATCATTATAAAGTCGGAGTAAAGAGGTATCTGTCTTCTATTACTTTCATAATATCACTTTTTTAAAAGTCTTGCTAACTTTAGGTTACCCAAATAATACttttctatatacatatatttttaactatcgATCGGTTATTAATATCCCAAAGATCGTATGGTGATTCGACAGAACAAATGGCCCTTATCGCGATCGTTCAGGTGATATCCGGACCTTTTTAGGGTATATAGAGTTATGCCCCATTGCCTTTAGGGCCTTGACACTTTGCagtaaagaatattaatatggATAGGAAAGGACAAATTTTGTTTCGTCCATTATGGTGGATGTAGATGAGAGAATAAGGTTTTTTGTAAGTCACCATATCGGATAACTTATGAGTAACTTAATAATACAACCGGTTTATTATACAACTGCCAAAATTGGCGCgtattgtttttaagattttgcttTTTTGATGTCTGACCTATTGTTAATATCTTGATATCACTGTGAATGACACAGATGGTGCAAAAAAAGGTGAACTGCTACATGACGTCAATTTCCATTTTTAagaatactttttcttttcacaTTCAAGTATACACAAAAAACTCATATAACACAATCATACTTTATGTCAAGATGTCTTTAAATCCAAAAGTAAACCTAAACTTAGTATCTAGTAGtgctttttattctttttcgaCTTTCGTTTCGTATTTGTTTAAGAGtccaaaaatatctataaacttcaaaacaacaaaaagaagtTAGAACAGCCAAACAAGTGATACAAGGCGTCACAAGGCCGACCCCGCCCTCAGACCTTGgcagcccccccccccccccgaaACGAGTTACCGAGTTAAATCCCTTGACAAACCTATCTCAGAGGTATCTCTCGTGTTTTTGCCACAAGTTGTAGAAAGGTTTCAAGATTTTTGATAGCTGTTATGCTAACTTATTTTTCGTAGTAAGAAATTGCTGGCAACAAGTACCCTAAATGGAGcaaaatatgtaggtaataaaaGCGAAATAGGTACTTCGTTCGCGAAAATATTTGCCTTCATATAAAacgcatgtttttttttcaatgtatctTACTAATGTATCTTCTATCTCATCCATTTTATCGTCATATATCATATCGAATGATGCTTAATTAATCGACTCAAAATtcatttgtacaaaaaaaattgcattttagaAGGTCAATCggtaagttaaaaaataaaaaagcacacTCTTAAATAAAACTGCCAGAAAATACTCATAATGTTTACTATCCTAAGCACAAATATGATTATTTCTACACCTAAATGTAAAGtagctattaataaaattagttttaaaaatagccCATTTCCTCCCACGTATGCTCAAGAAACTCGCTTTTAGAACATAAAGTGAACGAAGATTTACTAAACGTACATAAAAATAGAGGAAGAagatgaaaatataacaaaagcgTCTATTGGCGCTGGAGAAACATACCCTAGTCCTGACACGCGAAATAATGCAATTTGTTAAACACATAGAGTCTACATTCGCTTGGCACTAACTTAGTTGTATAACCGTGAGTGTAATTCAATTATTACGGCCCGACGCGTCCAACTAACGACCTTATGGATATAAAATGTACTCAAACCCAATGATATGtgaaattttgtttgattatcAGGAGATTAACCTCGGACCCAATTTCCTGTATTAAATCTTAGTTTTAATAGATGAAAGGGGAGCAGTGCAGATGACCGCTTCGTTAGGTATCTTGTcctttttagaattaaatactttatcGTGGATTTAGTGaacacgttttttattttgagaattgaCATTAAAACCAGATAGTGGACCAAAGAATCTCTATTTGTATCCCGAAGAGATTTTAATACGTACTGCTACCGTCTTTGCGTTGCTTTCTGAAAGGACTGTCTTATCGAGCCcttttttgttcataataattatgataacttACATTCTAACCATTTTAGAAAAGGAATCAAGATCGTCCAGATTCCATAACCTACAGCTTTGTCATCTGACAAGACAACGTACCTCTGGGGAAAAAACACAAGTAAACAAGTCTTCGTTGCGTGTCTTCCTTTAATTAAAGCTTTCCACTTGataatatacaatacaattgAACAAAACAATCACGCATCATCAAACACTCAGATAAGACGTCGACCAAATTGCCACCGTTCCAAATCAGAACTTATTCCTGGGCAATATTACCTCAAATTCTGGAGCCAACAATAGCAAATCTTCATAGCAATGCATTGAAGCGTATATACCACAATACCAGAAGACTAGTACCGTTATACCGGCACGGGTTACTTGGCCTCAAAATAGGAAGTTCTCTATAACATTCATGGCTCTACATAAGATCAAAGGTTTCCTGGTCTCGCGACAGAGATCTATTGTGGAGAGACCCTTTAGTGACTTGTATAGACCAGATTTCGGATTGTGTTATATTGGcaatgattttaataatgatttggTTTGTGGTCACCCTGTAGCTTAAAGTATGAAccgaaatttaaataagatatttgtttttttttcagggagatgttatttacacatccttgacagtcgttacgagtGGTCAGAGGCTAGAAAGACTGAccaccagtctgactaaggggtatcgtgttgcctaggtaaatGGGTTGAGTAGAAACCGACATCAACATGATGAGAAAAAACAAGGATGCTGATGACAAAAACGAGAATCAAAAATTTCTATCGTGGATTTACCTTATGTTCTGAGTGAAAATAAGATCCCGTGCTATTTATCAATGAAACTTTCAAAATTACACACAAAAGATAAACGTTAATCC
The window above is part of the Trichoplusia ni isolate ovarian cell line Hi5 chromosome 11, tn1, whole genome shotgun sequence genome. Proteins encoded here:
- the LOC113498831 gene encoding UDP-xylose and UDP-N-acetylglucosamine transporter, with product MNVKAALAITMVFVGCCSNVVFLEMVVKEDPGAGNLATFLQFLFIASIGFITVGKFGTAKRNIPFKQYLLLVGFFWTSSVANNYAFDFNIPMPLHMIFRAGSLMANMAMGVWILKKRYPPLKYVAVFMISAGIALCTIVSSGDVKAPRETAEDAAEEERLKFIDWLWWCLGIAILTFALFVSARMGIFQESLYSKFGKHPWEALYYTHLLPLIFWLPTAPNLIGHVKIATETPLVDFLGFTMPRQVLWLILYVLTQGLCISAVYVLTTECASLIVTLTVTLRKFVSLLFSIVYFRNPFTVGHWIGTLLVFIGTLIFTEILQKTIAIFLPAKEIKKKQ